Below is a genomic region from Prunus persica cultivar Lovell chromosome G3, Prunus_persica_NCBIv2, whole genome shotgun sequence.
CGAGTGAGGATGtatcatatcacataaatttaatttttttggactGACCATATTACAGACGCATATGTTATACAGAAGCATATGTGATAAAGTTAAATAACCTTTTCAGTCATCGAACATTTAGGTTCAGTTAGTGCAAGTAATTATCTCACCAGAAGTTAATAGGAATTTTAGGCATAGAGATGGAAATTTTGCCAAATGCGTAggtatttaatatttttgctGGCTGGAATTTTAGTTCTAGATTCTTGGGTCCGGCATTATGTACTTTTACCTTACTTGTTGTACACTTGGAAACTGAACTTGCAAATCTATAAGAGCCGGCATTTGTTTGTGGCAGtgtttcattttctcttaTCAGCGAATTTAAAGTTCAGATGGCTCCTGTGACATTTAATGTGAATACctatgcatggttttattgacTTCTGAATTTCTATCAGGCattttacatattttattacggCTTTGTTTGTGATACAGGTTCTTGGCAGTTATGGCGTAAAAATGGAGGTTGAAGTGCCAATTGATTAAGTTAAGATGATTTGGTTCTCTTattctctttccctttttccCCCTGCATCATGAGTTCAAGATGAAAAGTCTGAAGTGAAGGGTAAACAACATCTACATTCCTACTGCACAAATGAGAGGAAACTCGAAGCAGACTCCTGTATCAATgcctttttttgtctttttgaaaTCTTCATCAAGTTCAATAAAAATGTAGAGCAAGCAACCTGTGTATTTAGTACAATAAAATGTGAAGCCTCTATTATAcaggttctttttttttcctttttttattttttatatagccTTCTCCAGGTTCCTTGTAAATGATTTTGTATCTTTTATCGGTGTCTCATCCACTATGACACTTGTTCAATGCACAGGAGGTGGATCTTCTTTCAAATGAGAGCATTATACGTATTTGTGTGCGGGCTTTATCTCGGAATATTATACGTATATGTGTCTGTAGCAAAGGGTGATTCACTAAATTTAGACATGTCAGATGATGCATAGTGAATTGAGGTGTCAAATGGCCGGACCGGCAACATGTGAGATGATGCATGGTGATTAGTGAACGATGATATTGGGTGAATAGGAAAAAAGGACTCAAggtaatttattttgtgtcATCTGGAAGGTGACGAAGGACTTGATAGTAAATACCATCTGAAGATTTGGTTCTATTGGTCACTGAAAATTCAGCATAAGACCAAAAGCCGCTGGTACTGGTAGAATGGAGCCAAAATTTGCCTACTATATCTAACAGCGAGCCAAAGTTGAACTGACGATTGCTTAATTATCAGTTTCTGAAGGGAAGGCCTGACTTATAACTTACGCTTATATTGCTGCTGATATTGCCTCCCAATAAGAATGGAGACAAATTTCGCGGAAAGACTATTCATTCAGCAAGTGCTAAGCAatttcccctctctctctctctctctctctctctctctctctctctcacacacacacacacacacacacacacacacacacacgcacagaCTTAGAGAGAAAAAACTAATCCTTAAATCTCAGTTCTGTCTGTCACTACTGCAAGTCTGCAATACGCATCCATAGGCCATAACAGATAACACTCCAAACACCAGCATTCTTAGAAGTGAAGCAAAGTATACGGAAGCAATCATCATTCACTTCCACATTTTCTCTAACCAACTCTGTCTGGTACATGCCCAAATTTTGTTCAGAAGTATTAAAGCTCTTCCTTAAATGGCCTCTCGGAAGCCCCACACATATAATTAAGTTCACGGCCAAATTGCTAAGTTCCAAGGAAAGTCCTTAGTATTCTGTGTGTGTctctatatacacatatatatatacgaatAAATATTGGAATGGAAACTGTCAAGCCTGAGTTCGAAATATGTTCATCAATCAAGAAGCTTTCGACATGGAAGTGTGCAAGCACTAGTGAGCAAAGAGTTAACAATGGTTCCATGCCGGAGCGCCAAAGgaccaaaaaggaaagagaatcGTATCAGTACAATTTGGAGGCCGGGTCAAGTGGGAAAAAACTATTGCATGATTCAAGGACTTGGGGTGCTGAAAAGGCAGTGAAGAAACCGCTGCTTCTTGGTTGTTCAACAAGTAAAGCTGTAGTGTGCAACAGTGAAGTTGAAGAACTAAATGAGCGGTTGAGGATTCTTgaagaagaaactgaaactatGAAGCAAGAGTTATTTGAGAGTGcacaagagagaaagaagttgATGAATGAGATATATCAGCAGTTTCAGATGCTAGAAATTGACCCCAGATATCTGGTAGCAAGAGAATTCAAGTCTACTGATGGAAATACAAGTGTCAACTCTTCACAGGTAATTATGCTGTTCACTTTGGTAATTTAAACCCTAGTACTTGTGCTATATCCTGAAAGCATATGAATTATGGGTTTTAAGTGTAAGTTCGTTATAtaattttcatgatttttggCTGactggttttgattttgatggatGAACAGGATGAGAGAATGGGAACTAGTTTGTCAGATATCTTGCACCAAGATCCACATCCATCTCTTGTCACCAGAAATCTTAGAGCTAATGCTTTGGCACTGCTGATGTAAGCATATACCATTTAGATAGATGAATCCATCTCCATCAAAATGTAATCTCAGATAGTATATGTAGCCAACCATgttctgttcttttctttgccCAGAATATCACTGGGATATCATACTACTTGATATTCATCATCCTTTTTGGACATGAAACTTCAGTTTATTACTTAATATTTACAGTCTGCCTGGGGCTTTGGATTTGTGAAGTTCAAGCTGTCAGCGCAGCTCTATATTAAACATTTGTTGAAAAAGCAAAACTTGTTTCACATTAACTCCTATTTTAAAGAAGAGGATCAAAGAAATGCAAAATATGTTCAAAGATACTCTTTTCCCATATTCAAGGTAAAAACATGTATGTACACGTCTATCAGAATGTTTGAAGCCACTTGAGATACTACAGAAAATGGTCCTCCAATTACACTAACAAATTCAACTTAGGCTCGTGTTTAAGGAAAAGCTAAAGTACATGCattgataaacaaaaagagTACAGAGATCAAATTTTTCCACCTTTTCAACTTGTAAAGTGAAAACTATCATATTTCCCCTCTGTAAGAGAAACTATCATATTTCCCCTCTGTAAGAGAAACTATCATATTTCCCCTCTGTAACCACCAGATCCAAAATAATCCCTTCTAGAGCTGGCAATTGCCATGCTTTTCTGATGCTCTAGTTTGGGGCAATCACGGATACGATGACCAAGCCCACCACAATAAGCACAACCCTTAACTCCGCTTGCATCTGTAATTGCATCCACATCTTCCATTGGATCATTAAGCTCAGCCAAAACAGGTGGAATCCTTTGTTTTGCCTCTTGCAAGAGATGCTTCAGATCAAGAAGAGTTGTCTCAGTTTGATTCTTGTTTATAAATGTCGTTGCTATTCCAGTCTTGCCACATCTTCCAGTTCGTCCAATCCTGTGAAcatagttttcaatttctggTGGCATATCATAATTTATGACATGTTGAATATCAGGAAAATCCAAACCCTTGGAGGCAACATCAGTGGCAACCAAGACATCTTTCTTCCCTGCCTTGAAGGAAGAAATGGCATACTCTCTTTCTTCCTGATCCTTCCCTCCATGAATGGCCACTGCTTCCACTCCTTTTAACAGAAGATATTCATGAATGTCATCCACATCAgctttgttttcacaaaatattAGAACAGGAGGTGGGGTCTTTTGTAGACATTCAAGAAGGTAAACAATCTTGGCCTCTTGCTTCACATACTCAACCTCCTGAATCACATCAAGATTTGCTGCTCCAGCTCTTCCCACATTTACAAGCACAGGTTTTACCAAAGCACTTTTAGCAAAGTTCTGAATTTTTGTGGGCATGGTGGCTGAAAATAAGAGAGTTTGTCGTTGAGCTTTAAAGTGGTCAAACACTTCTCGTATGTCATCCTCAAAGCCCAAATCTACCAATCTATCTGCCTCATCCAAAGTCAGATATCTGCAAAAGAAATCAGTGACGTTTAATAtcattataattgtaattatacAGAACATCAATAAAGTTGCAGATAGAAGATCGTCAAGAAAGGCAGAAAAGAAATCCATCATATCAAACAAGCCCATCAATGGAAAGGACATGTGAAATAGAGTTTGTAAAATGGCAGTCCTTACCTGCAATTATTGagattcatttttttctttgcaagCATATCCTTCAACCTTCCAGGAGTAGCAACAACTATATGAACGCCTTTCTTTACAATCTCCAACTGTGACCGCATATCCACTCCACCAATACAGAGCAAAGGCCTTATCTCTGGATACCCAGCCTCTCTCAAAGGAATGAGAAACTCTTCCACCACTTCATAAGTCTGCCTTGCGAGCTCCCTTGATGGACAAATAATCAATCCAAAAGGCCCTTCACCTGGAACAATTGGCATCATAATCTCCTCTTGCAATGCCACCATAATTAACGGCAACACAAAAACCAATGTCTTTCCTGAACCCGTAAATGCGATACCAATCATATCCCTCCCTGATAAAATCACTGGAAGGCCTTGCACCTGAATAGGGGTCGGTTGAACAATCCCCTTGGTTTTCAACATCTTCAGAATCGGTTCAGGAAATCTCATATCCTTGAAATTCTTAATAGGTGGTGGAACATCTTCACCACTAACTATGATATGCCACTGCTTGCGGACCAAATCACATTGCTTGCTTGGCATCCTTCTGATATGCAATGGGGATTTCCAACCTGTTGGTATAGGGTCCGTATAAGTGATTCCCTTTGCTAATTCACGAACTGACATAAGCGTTTTGCGATCCGATAAGTTCTCaatcatttctttctcttgttgCACCATCTGCTCGGCTGGAGTAATCTCAGGAGCTTCACGCTTCAACTGTGATGCTTTAACAAGGAGACTAGGTTTGGCTTCAGCAAGCTTTGATTTCTCCAAATCCTCTTCAAGGCCGGAAGATTTTCCCTTGCGCAGAAGAATCTTCTGGGCTTCCATAGCTCTCCGCTTTGCCACAGGTACATACTCAAAAtagtcatcttcctcttccatgGTTAAAGTTCCTATAGAacaacaaaatcctaaggaatCATTGAATTGAACAAAAGCAAACCCAACTGCcaaatgcaaaacagtaaaaccaaagaaaacccaattccCTAATACCAAAATTATTATGACATACGTGCATAAATATACAGAGGAGAACTTGAAGTAGTAAAATTTAACAAAGAAATATTTATCCAATCAGGCCATATTTTGTGAGTAGATTATTGATTTGAGATAATTTCAAGGGCAGAAGAACTCCAATTCACAAACTAATTACAACAATACCAAACTAGACCCCTGAATTAAAGAGAATAAAAGAGTGACAGAGAAATTAGGgttgcagaagaagaagaaagaagaagagaaggtggCAGAAAACATACAGTTACAGCAGAAGAAGAGCGCTAGAGGGCGTGATGGCTACAGCTTCTGCAAACCCAAATGGGTCTGATGTTCTTGGTTGAGTCTGTATACAAAGCGGTTTAGAGCGGTTCAGGCCGATTCTGATGAGTCTGCGAAGGGGGAGACTGGGTTTGATTTGAATGCAAAATCGAAGCTTTAAAGATCGAAGTGAGGTAGGGCAAGAACCCAATTGTTATTatctgaccaaaaaaaacatttcctATTCCGAATAGAATTTTCGGCAATTTCGGAAATTTCGAAAATTCCGGAAAGTTATTAATTTCGGAAAATTCGGATAATAATTTCGGAAATCTCGAACTTTAATAATCTAGAAATTCAGAAGTGattaatactaattaatgGTTATGAACTTTAAGTCgtcaaaatttgaaagacTCCAGGTCCAGCTGGGCATAATTTAGAAAGCCCAAATAGACAAAGATTTGTACAGCCCAAAAACAAGATGAGGTTTGACTTTTTAGCGATGACTTCACGGGGATGAAGCTTTTATAGATAAGAAAACAGATGAGGTTTTCTAAGAAAGCGATGTGGGATCGCAACCACTTAATAAAAACGATGTGGGATGGCAACCATTCCTTTGTCcaccagaaaaataaattccaaACTTTTATATAGTCTTAAAGTTATATACTCCTACTTAACAAGCACAcacatgcatttttttttaaaattcaaacaagcatattTGTTAGGACCAATTTTTGTATATTGACAATTTCCTGTTACAAAAATATAGAGTAGGTCTTTGAGTGTAACCTATAGTTTTTAAGTGACGTTCTGCTATCCTGGATCAGTGTGGCTCAGAGACAATGCCAATGTATGTTTTGCATCCATGCAttcatatttgcatatttggaAGTTCATCAAAAGTGGCTGTCAAATTTATAAGATTGATATATGGTTTTAGTCTTACATAATCCAGTGCCAAACATCAGTGAGTTTTTAACGATGAGTTTATACTCTTTAGTTGGTGTTTATTTATGCACGGCGTTGTGTTGATAAAAGGGTTCTTATGTGTTTTCAGTTGGATATTTAGTTAAGTggctttatttgttttaatgaaAGAATATATTTGTGAAAAAGGCCATTTTTGCTAAAAGCCTTTTTGGTCTCTGACCTAGATTTTAGCGTGCAAAATAAGAAAGGAACTTCAGCTATTTTGTTCTTTGAgactttgaaaagaaaaggacaagTGAATATTTTTTGAGCGTTCATATTGAAAACTCATGTGGTTGTTCCTTGTTAGCCTCCATGAGTGATTAAATTATCATCTTTTCATATATGTGTGAGTTTATGAGCATTATGCATGTTGGTGATCAACAATCGTGCCTTGAGGTGTGAGCAGCCGAGACCAAGGTTGTGTAATCTCTTGTTGATGAAGGAAGACAAGATCGCTGATTAGGTTGAGTGCGTAGGCAAGTTTGCCATGTGAGTGTTACTCTTACGAGTTGAGACTTGTAAGACCTTTTTGTATTATTTCTCATAGTGATTTGGTTTTCGGCATAGTGCTTGCAATATTTTTCCTCATCTTGAGGTTTTTTACTACGTCAACGTATCCTGTGTCTCTTGTGCTTTTGTTTGAGTTTAGTTCTGCTGCAAATTCTGGAATTCTACTTACAGGATTGTCATAGTATTTCAATCCTATTGTGGCGTTTGAGTATTAAGAAATAGATCGGTTGGCCATTCTAGGGAATTGCAATgccttcccaaaaaaaaaaaaaacatatttgtCAAAAATATATAGTCTTAAAGTTATATATTCTTATGTTTggtatatatgcatatatgatTATTTGTATGTGGGTATTGAAATATAACTGTAGGGGTCTTTTTATTCCAGCAGCCTGACGAATGGGCTTAGGTTGCCGAAAAAGAGAAACAGGTGAAGCTGCCCCTTGTGTCTGAGTTCAAGGATTAGGCCCCAAGAGTGTTTCGAAAGGGTAGTTGAAtcttaggaaacaccttggtcTTCTTCACCAATGAAATCAACAGTcacttacagataaattcttgggcttggcatgagaagcttgtggtATGAGAGCTGAGCATTCACgagtttagcatgagagagagaaggcttaggtttcctatgagaaacagagGCTTGAAGTAATGATTTCGTGAagatttgtgtgtgtgtgtgtgtgtgagagagagagagagagagagagagagagagagagagaaacatagATTATGGTGGATGAACATGTGCTTTGGGTAATTTTCCAGCAGCTTGATGAAAGCTTTGTCAAGCTCTGGAATGACTTACTAGAGGAGAAAATGGGAAGCAATGGAAGGACAAGACTTGAAATCGAAGGGTTCCAGAGATGAGAGGTGATGCTTACTCTCTTTGGATATGGTTGCTTGCCTTTGATCGGAAAGATAGGAAGACGATAGAAGCATGGGTGGCTTTAGCATATTTTCAGCAACTTGACGAAAGCTTCGTCAGACTCCTGGGTTGcacaacataaaagaaaattggaagaGATGGAGGAGTAGGGCTCGAAATTACAGGGGTTTTAAGGATGAGAGAtgatgcttgctctctctggatgtgggtttttgggagagagaggaagcaGATGGAAGAACAtagcatgaaattgaagggttccagagatgagagatgatgcttgctctctctggatgtgggtttttgggagagagaggaagaagatggaagaacaaagcatgaaattgaaggatTCCACAGGGGATGCTTGCCTTCGattggtttgttgttgtgtttgCTGGGTAGAAAGTGGCTCCTTTTATAGGCCCTAGGAAGACTCAATTTTATCAAGCCACCATCTCCCATTTTCCTTCTATTTCTTCCATTCCATCTTGTTTGGTGAAACTTCTCTAGCCTGAGCATGTAGGCATGAAGTTTTTTGGAGTTTCAAGACCTTCACACAGCTAGACTTCTCCATGTGGGTGAGGAGCCACCCACTTCTGCTTCTTGTTTTCCCACCAAAGCTTGAAGAGGAAAGAATGGGTAAGGGTGCTTGGTCAAAAAGGTTATCAGCACATgggtttgcttggttttggTGGTTTGGCTGTGATATGGTTTTAACAGAGATGACGTTGGATATTTTATAAGGTGCTGGGCTGGGCTGTTTCCAGCGGCTTGTGAGTTCCCTTTGATTTCGTTAGAATGCTGGAAGCTTTGGCTGATGTGGGATTTTCTCACGTGTTACGGGTTATTAGGTTTTCTTAAGGTGATAGGCTACTAGGTTTTCTCTCATGCTTACCATATGTTTGGGCTCAAGGAATGTGCTTGAGTTTTGGTGCCCCCAAGTAGCCTAAAACTTCCACTCCTTGaaccatcaatgggcctcgtgAATACTCataaccatccataccacaacctgCTCAGCAAGCCTTAGGCAtttgcgtggcttgggcccacttaagcttgtagagTGGTGTGTTGTTTatttgcttggcatggcatgtgtGCAAGTGCATCAACTTTCTTGTGCCCAAATCATGTTTATTCTCGGTAAGGTATCGCATTAGGCCGGGAATCTATTTGGGCCTAGCCttagattttttgggcctcaacaataACAAATAAGAATTGAAACATATATAGGACTTATAAACTAAAAACAATACAATTAGAATTAGAATTTAGAaagtattattatatattcggaatatttagaaaaaaatcaaaaaaatcgGAAAGAAATGGGTTAGgagaacttcaaaaaatttctattcggagttttggaatttttagAATTTATGGACACATTCCAATTCAGATCCAAATTTTCTCGGAAATTTTGGATTTCGGCATATTCGGATATCGAAGTTAgatttttttggaaattttcaTACCGAAATACGTCGGAATCGAattttccaatccaacttACACCCTTAAGTGagggttttgttttatttcattttcttacaaGTTTTACTTACCCTTTTGCCACTTGAAAAATCTGTCCCATCTCAACCGTTCATTAAATCTTACAGGTGATAATGGTTCCCGCATATATCCTTAACTCTCTCTTCAGCAAAAGAATATAGTATATGAGAACTCAACATGATGGTCAATTGAAAaccaatgattttttttttttcaaaatttacaaGAAAAGTATTACTTTCAATCATTTCATTGCTTTTGAACATCAGAACATGTTCAGATTtattccacacaaaaaaaatgttaGGTATATAAAATCTCAATAATACTAAAGATACCAAATTTGTGCACTAAATTTAAGTCCTAAATGATGTGGCATGTACCATGTCatacatatttaattaggaAAATGATAGGGAGACCATCTTTAGGAAAAACACTTACATGAAACGGGGATAACATTATTTTGCTATCCCCAGCCAATCACGGTAAGCCACGTGTGATCACTTTTCTATGTTTCAGTATGTGATTGGCCGGAGATACATGTTTTGAATATGTGATTGGCCGGGGATAGCAAAACAATGTTATCTCCGTTGCATGCAAGTTTTTCTACATCTTTAGAGACCCACTTGTGTACcatctctctaatagaggtgagACCCATTGTATTAGTGACCTCCATTTCTATTAGAGAGATGGTACCCATGTTGGTCTCAAAAGATGCAGAAAAACTTATATGAAACGGGaataacactgttttgctatctcTGACCAATTATAGACTGACATGTGAAAAAGTAATCACACGTGGCATACCGTGATTGATGCTATCCTCGTTTCATGTAAGTGTTTCTCCTAAAAATGGTCACCCTAACATGACCCATTTAATTACTACATACGTCAAGTTCTATTCACTTTCTCATTAAAACATAGAATGTGTGTCTTGCCAACGGGGTCTAGCCTAGTGAAAAATGGCATTAATTTATAGACTAGAGGTCTCAGGTTCAAATTCCTACGGCATTATagctgtgtgtgtgtgtgtgtgtgagaaatcccaATCCtctataatttagattatcgcttgtatttaaaaataaaaaaaaacatataacgTGCCTCTCACATGTAGGATTCGTTGAGATCGATTTTTCCTTACACTCATGGTGTGTTTACTAATCAAGAATTAGAACTCTCataaggaattgaattccatcTATGGAGGATTCCTGCGTTTACTTCATATCaaggaattaaaaagtaagtggggctcacacaaaattaggaattgaattcttgGGTGGGAGGTGATATTCTAATTCTTGGAGAACTAACCCATTAGGATTTTATCTTCCttacccattatatcctcacacaatttttaaaattccaaatttgccAACTACTTTAATCTAACAACGAGGACATTTTACTATCTCAATTtcatatgattttgtttatacCAAAGTAAACGGCCTATTATCACTGAACACGTGGAGGGAATCGATACTGATCGACGGACCCCTTCGGCATGCTTCCTACCGAAGCTGTCTATCTTGGCCCTTTTTACCATCAGACACGTGCcatgctcacaatccatgcccagtgtcccacatcggaaatatgagcacagCGCACACCTCCCAAAGCCTATAAAAGGAGAcccatatccccaaaagggggggatcagaactaacggtacgctatcgtgtgatctgtcagttaaACCTTACTAAACCCGTacttacttaagcatcggagagccttcgaccggtaccacaccggtaccccaaggatTTACCGAACTTAtccttttgcaggtacttACCCTCCAAAGTGGACCACCTACCGAGGACAGCGACCTGCCGAAGGGATAATTGAACTAAGTTGACGAAAGACGTATtaaaccactttttcgcatcaacagatttagtaaacaacttcaataggaatccggAATCTAACTCCCCTCAATCCATATGGTAGTAAagaacttcaataggaatccagaatctaattctcctcaatcaaactcctcctcaattcaattcctcatAATCCGATTATGGATTAATAAACATGCCATCATACTATCTAGT
It encodes:
- the LOC18784337 gene encoding uncharacterized protein LOC18784337, which produces METVKPEFEICSSIKKLSTWKCASTSEQRVNNGSMPERQRTKKERESYQYNLEAGSSGKKLLHDSRTWGAEKAVKKPLLLGCSTSKAVVCNSEVEELNERLRILEEETETMKQELFESAQERKKLMNEIYQQFQMLEIDPRYLVAREFKSTDGNTSVNSSQDERMGTSLSDILHQDPHPSLVTRNLRANALALLM
- the LOC18782659 gene encoding DEAD-box ATP-dependent RNA helicase 35 yields the protein MEEEDDYFEYVPVAKRRAMEAQKILLRKGKSSGLEEDLEKSKLAEAKPSLLVKASQLKREAPEITPAEQMVQQEKEMIENLSDRKTLMSVRELAKGITYTDPIPTGWKSPLHIRRMPSKQCDLVRKQWHIIVSGEDVPPPIKNFKDMRFPEPILKMLKTKGIVQPTPIQVQGLPVILSGRDMIGIAFTGSGKTLVFVLPLIMVALQEEIMMPIVPGEGPFGLIICPSRELARQTYEVVEEFLIPLREAGYPEIRPLLCIGGVDMRSQLEIVKKGVHIVVATPGRLKDMLAKKKMNLNNCRYLTLDEADRLVDLGFEDDIREVFDHFKAQRQTLLFSATMPTKIQNFAKSALVKPVLVNVGRAGAANLDVIQEVEYVKQEAKIVYLLECLQKTPPPVLIFCENKADVDDIHEYLLLKGVEAVAIHGGKDQEEREYAISSFKAGKKDVLVATDVASKGLDFPDIQHVINYDMPPEIENYVHRIGRTGRCGKTGIATTFINKNQTETTLLDLKHLLQEAKQRIPPVLAELNDPMEDVDAITDASGVKGCAYCGGLGHRIRDCPKLEHQKSMAIASSRRDYFGSGGYRGEI